Proteins encoded by one window of Sphingosinicella sp. BN140058:
- a CDS encoding MerR family DNA-binding transcriptional regulator: protein MSEAAEQLQGIQEVADSLGITPRTLRFYEDRGLIEPRRVGTQRIYSKRETARMQLILRGKRLGFSLREIQEFLDLYDADPQHLEQMRALAGRCRERIEELEAQKAALEQTVKELAVIEREALMRVKGTERATG, encoded by the coding sequence TTGAGCGAGGCGGCTGAACAGCTGCAGGGCATCCAGGAGGTCGCCGACAGTCTCGGCATCACGCCTCGCACCCTGCGCTTCTACGAGGATCGCGGCCTGATCGAGCCGCGCCGGGTGGGGACCCAGCGAATCTATTCGAAGCGCGAGACCGCGCGCATGCAGCTCATCCTGCGCGGCAAGCGCCTGGGCTTCTCGCTGCGCGAGATCCAGGAATTCCTCGACCTCTACGATGCGGATCCTCAGCATCTCGAGCAGATGCGCGCGCTCGCCGGGCGCTGCCGCGAGCGCATCGAGGAACTCGAAGCACAGAAAGCGGCGCTCGAGCAGACGGTGAAGGAACTCGCCGTTATCGAACGCGAGGCGCTGATGCGGGTGAAAGGCACCGAACGCGCGACGGGATGA
- a CDS encoding long-chain fatty acid--CoA ligase, which translates to MRIAEARGVELNFAPRLLTDLFAETVERFGSRPAIDFMGRITSYAALSEMVDAAAVGLQKLGVRPGSRVALCLPNIIYYPVLFFATLKAGGTVVNVNPLYVERELRHLLVDSGADIIATCDIPDIHGRVSHVAAELGLRHVIACPVSGALPALKSIAYRLFKRSDIAAIPSDGRQLRFADLIGAKGKLQPVSVDPQAIAVLQYTGGTTGEPKAAMLSHANLVANADACYLHTGGERPEQDRVLGVLPLFHVFALTTVLTFGIRSGAEMILLPRFDLRQVLDTIKRRRPTFFPAVPTIFNAIAGAAKRETVDMSSIHACISGGAPLPSEVRQAFESATGAKVVEGYGLSESSPIITCNPIIEGVNKTGSAGRPFPGTTIEIHDRDNPGHLLEVGQIGEICARGPQIMSGYWNRPDASREVFANGALRTGDVGYLDDEGYLFIVDRIKDVIIAGGYNVYPRVIEEALYEHPAVAEAVVIGVSDPYRGQAPKAFVTLAAGQSATAADLRTFLADKVSKIELPREIEIRETLPKTLIGKLSKKELVEEERAKAAAADIGSGGQPGTGGNDDGENGEVAIERGG; encoded by the coding sequence ATGCGTATTGCTGAGGCCAGGGGTGTCGAGCTGAACTTCGCGCCACGGCTCCTGACCGATCTCTTCGCGGAGACGGTGGAGCGCTTCGGATCGCGCCCCGCGATCGATTTCATGGGCCGGATCACCAGCTATGCGGCGCTGTCCGAGATGGTCGATGCCGCCGCCGTCGGGCTTCAGAAGCTTGGCGTAAGACCGGGCAGCCGGGTCGCACTCTGCCTGCCCAACATCATCTATTACCCGGTGCTGTTCTTCGCCACGCTCAAGGCGGGCGGAACCGTCGTCAACGTGAACCCGCTCTACGTAGAGCGCGAGCTGCGCCACCTGCTGGTCGATTCGGGCGCCGACATCATCGCAACCTGCGACATTCCCGACATCCATGGCCGGGTCAGCCACGTCGCCGCCGAGCTCGGCCTGCGTCACGTCATCGCCTGCCCCGTTTCCGGTGCGCTGCCCGCTCTCAAATCGATTGCCTATCGTCTATTCAAGCGCAGCGACATCGCCGCGATACCGTCCGACGGACGGCAGCTGCGCTTTGCCGACCTGATCGGCGCCAAGGGCAAGCTGCAGCCGGTCTCGGTCGATCCGCAGGCCATTGCCGTGCTCCAATATACCGGCGGCACCACGGGCGAGCCAAAGGCTGCGATGCTCAGCCACGCCAATCTCGTCGCCAATGCCGACGCTTGCTATCTGCACACCGGCGGCGAGCGTCCGGAGCAGGACCGGGTGCTTGGCGTGCTGCCGCTGTTCCACGTCTTCGCGCTGACCACCGTGCTCACCTTCGGCATCCGCTCCGGGGCCGAGATGATCCTCCTGCCCCGCTTCGATCTCCGCCAGGTGCTCGATACGATCAAGCGGCGGCGCCCGACCTTCTTCCCGGCGGTGCCGACCATCTTCAACGCGATCGCGGGTGCGGCCAAGAGGGAGACGGTCGACATGTCTTCGATCCATGCCTGCATCTCCGGCGGCGCGCCGCTGCCGAGCGAAGTTCGCCAGGCGTTCGAAAGTGCAACGGGCGCCAAGGTGGTCGAGGGCTACGGCCTGTCCGAAAGCTCGCCGATCATCACCTGCAATCCGATAATCGAGGGCGTGAACAAGACGGGATCGGCCGGCCGACCCTTCCCCGGCACGACGATCGAGATCCACGACCGCGACAATCCCGGCCATCTGCTCGAGGTCGGGCAAATCGGCGAGATCTGCGCCCGCGGGCCGCAGATCATGTCGGGTTACTGGAACCGTCCCGACGCGAGCCGGGAAGTCTTCGCCAACGGCGCGCTGCGTACCGGCGACGTCGGCTATCTCGACGACGAAGGCTATCTGTTCATCGTCGACCGGATCAAGGACGTGATCATCGCCGGCGGATACAACGTCTATCCGCGCGTGATCGAGGAAGCCCTGTACGAGCATCCGGCCGTCGCGGAAGCCGTGGTGATCGGCGTATCCGACCCGTATCGCGGCCAGGCACCCAAAGCGTTCGTCACCCTCGCCGCCGGCCAGAGCGCCACCGCGGCGGACCTGCGTACCTTCCTGGCCGACAAGGTCAGCAAGATCGAGCTTCCGCGCGAGATCGAAATCCGTGAGACCCTGCCCAAGACTTTGATCGGCAAGCTTTCCAAGAAGGAGCTGGTCGAGGAAGAGCGGGCGAAGGCCGCGGCGGCGGACATCGGCTCCGGCGGTCAGCCCGGCACCGGGGGGAATGACGATGGGGAAAACGGGGAGGTTGCGATTGAGCGAGGCGGCTGA
- a CDS encoding thiolase family protein — translation MTEVVIAGYARSPFHLAGKGELARVRPDDLAAQTIRGLIEKTKVDPAKIEDIILGCAFPEGEQGLNVARMIGLLADLPLSVGGMTVNRFCGSSMSAIHIAVGQIQIGAGEAFICAGLESMSRVPMGGYNPLPNPTLAKKSAGAYMGMGETAENVARKYQITRAEQESFAVKSHRKAAAARDAGKLADEIVPIQTKAGIVNQDGGIRADTSEEVLAGLKPAFSQDGSVTAGTSSPLTDGASAVLVTSEEFAKANGLKILARIKSVGISGCEPETMGLGPIGASLKALERAGLKTDDLDVVEINEAFASQAIACIRDLGLKEETINIDGGGISIGHPLGATGARIVGKAAALLEREGGKYALATQCIGGGQGIATVLERA, via the coding sequence ATGACCGAAGTCGTGATCGCTGGCTACGCCCGCTCGCCTTTCCACCTCGCCGGCAAAGGCGAACTCGCCCGGGTCCGCCCGGACGATCTCGCTGCGCAGACGATCCGCGGCCTCATCGAGAAGACCAAGGTCGATCCGGCCAAGATCGAAGACATCATCCTCGGCTGCGCCTTTCCGGAAGGAGAGCAGGGACTCAACGTCGCGCGGATGATCGGCCTGCTCGCCGATCTGCCGCTGTCGGTCGGCGGCATGACCGTCAATCGCTTCTGTGGATCGTCGATGAGCGCGATCCATATTGCGGTCGGCCAGATCCAGATCGGTGCCGGGGAGGCGTTCATCTGCGCCGGTCTCGAATCGATGAGCCGGGTGCCGATGGGGGGCTACAACCCGCTGCCCAACCCGACGCTCGCGAAGAAGAGCGCCGGTGCCTACATGGGCATGGGCGAGACGGCGGAAAACGTCGCCCGCAAATACCAGATCACGCGCGCCGAGCAGGAGAGCTTCGCCGTCAAGAGCCACCGCAAGGCCGCGGCCGCTCGCGATGCCGGCAAGCTCGCCGACGAGATCGTGCCGATCCAGACCAAGGCGGGGATCGTCAACCAGGACGGCGGCATCCGCGCCGACACTTCGGAAGAGGTGCTCGCCGGTCTGAAGCCGGCGTTCAGTCAGGACGGCTCGGTCACCGCTGGCACTTCGTCGCCGCTGACCGATGGCGCCTCCGCGGTGCTGGTCACCTCGGAGGAATTCGCCAAGGCCAACGGCCTCAAGATTCTGGCCCGAATCAAGTCGGTGGGGATTTCCGGCTGCGAGCCCGAGACGATGGGGCTCGGCCCGATCGGCGCGTCGCTGAAGGCGCTGGAGCGCGCCGGTCTCAAGACCGACGATCTCGACGTGGTCGAGATCAACGAGGCGTTCGCCTCGCAGGCGATCGCCTGCATTCGCGATCTCGGGCTCAAGGAAGAAACGATCAACATCGACGGCGGCGGCATTTCGATCGGCCACCCGCTCGGCGCCACCGGCGCCCGCATCGTCGGCAAGGCCGCGGCTTTGCTTGAGCGCGAGGGCGGCAAATATGCGCTGGCGACCCAGTGCATCGGCGGCGGCCAGGGCATCGCCACCGTGCTGGAGCGTGCATGA
- a CDS encoding 3-hydroxyacyl-CoA dehydrogenase/enoyl-CoA hydratase family protein, with protein MTDRINKVCVIGAGVMGAGIAAQVANAGVPVLLLDIVPRDGTDRDAVAKGAVAKMLKTEPAPFMSKSAAKLVETGNIDDHLGRVAECDWIVEAIVERLDIKQALYARLEELKRPGTAVSSNTSTIPLGHLVDGRSDQFKRDFLITHFFNPPRYMRLIEIVRGPGTDPAVAGRVEDFVDRMMGKRIVRAKDTPGFIANRIGTYWLAVAINAAMDQGLTVEEADQIGGRPMGVPKTGIFGLVDLVGVDLMPLLSKSLASTLPAGDAYFDTIRPMPLVDRMIAEGFTGRKGNGGFYRLDKKPDGTRAKLSLDLATGDYRPERKPERLPGAAEKDLAALVALPGKPGAYAWTILGNVLSYAASLVGEAADDVVGIDDAMKLGYNWKFGPFELIDRLGPGKLAARLREEGRKVPAILETAGDRPFYRIENGVRQYLGVDGAYRDIVRPDGVLLLEDVKLRSEPLLKNGSAALWDIGDGIVCLEFTGKMNALDEEVMKIVQKAIPLVKAQYKGLVVYNEGSNFSAGANLGLAMFALNIAAWSEIEKLVSAGQQAYKALKYAPFPVVSAPAGMALGGGCEILLHSDAVQAHAESYVGLVECGVGLVPGWGGHGELIDRMVKSPMMPKGPMPAVVKAFETISTASVSKSAAEAREMMFLRPSDRITMNRDRLLADAKAKALALVEGYAPPEKPTFRLPGESGRVAIGNAVRDFHKKGVATDYDTVVAGRLANVLTGGDADLVDTVSEDQLLKLEREAFMASVRDRRTQARVEHMLETGKPLRN; from the coding sequence ATGACCGATCGGATCAACAAGGTCTGCGTGATCGGTGCCGGCGTGATGGGCGCCGGCATCGCCGCCCAGGTCGCCAATGCCGGCGTGCCCGTGCTGCTGCTCGACATCGTGCCCAGGGACGGCACCGATCGTGATGCGGTTGCCAAGGGCGCGGTCGCCAAAATGCTCAAGACCGAGCCGGCGCCGTTCATGTCCAAGTCGGCCGCGAAGCTGGTCGAGACGGGCAATATCGACGATCATCTCGGCCGCGTTGCCGAATGCGATTGGATCGTAGAAGCGATCGTCGAGCGGCTCGACATCAAGCAAGCGCTTTACGCCAGGCTGGAAGAGCTGAAGCGTCCGGGAACGGCAGTGTCGTCGAACACGTCGACGATCCCGCTCGGCCACCTCGTCGATGGGCGCTCCGATCAGTTCAAGCGCGATTTCCTGATCACCCACTTCTTCAATCCGCCGCGTTACATGCGGCTGATTGAAATCGTCCGGGGACCCGGCACGGATCCGGCTGTGGCCGGACGCGTGGAGGATTTCGTCGATCGGATGATGGGCAAGAGGATCGTCCGGGCCAAGGACACGCCGGGCTTCATCGCCAACCGCATCGGCACCTACTGGCTTGCCGTCGCGATCAATGCGGCGATGGACCAGGGCCTCACCGTCGAGGAAGCCGATCAGATCGGCGGGCGTCCGATGGGCGTTCCCAAGACCGGCATCTTCGGTCTGGTCGATCTGGTCGGTGTCGACCTGATGCCGCTTCTGTCCAAGAGCCTTGCTTCGACCCTCCCGGCTGGAGACGCCTATTTCGATACGATCCGGCCGATGCCGCTGGTCGACAGGATGATCGCCGAAGGCTTTACCGGCCGCAAGGGCAACGGCGGCTTCTACCGGCTCGACAAGAAGCCGGACGGGACTCGCGCCAAGCTCAGCCTCGATCTCGCCACCGGCGACTACCGGCCCGAGCGCAAGCCGGAGCGGTTGCCCGGCGCGGCGGAGAAGGACCTCGCAGCGCTGGTCGCGCTGCCGGGCAAGCCCGGCGCCTACGCCTGGACGATCCTCGGCAACGTGCTTTCCTATGCGGCGTCGCTGGTCGGCGAGGCGGCGGACGACGTCGTCGGCATCGATGACGCGATGAAGCTCGGCTACAATTGGAAGTTCGGGCCGTTCGAACTGATCGACCGCCTGGGGCCGGGCAAGCTCGCCGCGCGGCTGAGGGAAGAGGGGCGCAAGGTTCCTGCGATCCTCGAGACTGCGGGGGACCGTCCTTTCTATCGGATCGAGAACGGGGTTCGCCAGTATCTCGGGGTCGACGGCGCCTATCGCGACATCGTCCGGCCCGACGGCGTGTTGCTGCTCGAGGACGTCAAGCTGCGCAGCGAACCGCTGCTCAAGAACGGCTCGGCAGCGCTTTGGGACATCGGCGACGGCATCGTCTGCCTCGAATTCACCGGCAAGATGAATGCGCTCGACGAAGAGGTGATGAAGATCGTCCAGAAGGCGATCCCGCTGGTCAAGGCGCAGTATAAGGGCCTCGTCGTCTACAACGAGGGTTCGAACTTCTCCGCCGGCGCCAATCTCGGCCTCGCCATGTTCGCGCTCAACATCGCCGCATGGAGCGAGATCGAGAAGCTCGTCTCGGCCGGCCAGCAAGCCTATAAGGCCTTGAAATACGCGCCCTTCCCGGTGGTCTCCGCCCCGGCGGGCATGGCCCTTGGCGGGGGCTGCGAGATCCTGCTCCATTCCGACGCGGTCCAGGCCCATGCCGAAAGCTATGTCGGCCTCGTCGAGTGCGGCGTCGGCCTGGTGCCGGGCTGGGGCGGCCATGGCGAGCTGATCGATCGGATGGTGAAGTCGCCGATGATGCCGAAGGGGCCGATGCCGGCCGTGGTCAAGGCGTTCGAAACGATCTCGACCGCATCCGTGTCGAAGTCGGCGGCCGAGGCCAGGGAGATGATGTTCCTTCGTCCCTCGGACCGGATCACGATGAACCGCGACCGCCTGCTCGCCGACGCCAAGGCGAAGGCGCTGGCCCTCGTCGAAGGCTATGCGCCCCCGGAAAAGCCGACCTTCCGCCTGCCCGGTGAAAGCGGCCGAGTCGCGATCGGCAATGCGGTGCGCGACTTCCACAAGAAGGGCGTGGCGACCGATTACGACACGGTCGTCGCTGGCCGTCTGGCCAACGTGCTGACCGGCGGCGACGCCGACCTGGTCGACACTGTCAGCGAGGACCAGCTGCTGAAGCTGGAGCGCGAGGCATTCATGGCCAGCGTCCGCGATCGCCGTACCCAGGCCCGGGTCGAGCACATGCTCGAAACCGGCAAGCCGCTGCGCAACTGA
- a CDS encoding acyl-CoA dehydrogenase C-terminal domain-containing protein, with the protein MQTYNAPLRDMRFVLHELFANDEFGGLDKFAEFTPDLLDAVLEEAARVARDVLLPLNASGDEEGCTLENGVVRTPKGFKQAYDTFVEGGWASLASDPEYGGQGLPETVNKLVEEMICASNLSFSLYPGLTHGATTAIEGHASEDLKRAYLPRMVSGEWSGTMCLTEAHCGTDLGLLRTKAVPQADGSYKVTGSKIFISAGDHDLTDNVVHLVLARLPDAPAGVKGISLFLVPKFLPKEDGSVGPRNGVAVAGIEHKMGLKASATCQIAFDDATGWLVGQPNKGLAAMFTMMNTERVSVGIQGLGINEIAYQSAVAYAKERLQGRALGGAQQPSLAADPIIVHPDVRRMLMTMRVYAEGCRALGQWASRALDAEKHSTDPDVRARATDFVALMTPVVKALFTDLASEAANLAVQTYGGHGYIREHGVEQFVRDARITQIYEGTNGIQALDLVGRKMAANMGRAMRPFFHAVSELCDELTKSQDPQISGFAGALMQNFGALQLTTATIARRAMKDPEEAGAAASEYLRMLGLVGMGYTFLKAAKIAKARLAEGTDDADFYTAKVATAAFFFDRILPQATTLFLTIKTGKASMMALPAEAF; encoded by the coding sequence ATGCAGACCTATAACGCACCCCTGCGCGACATGCGCTTCGTGCTTCACGAACTGTTCGCCAACGACGAATTCGGCGGTCTCGACAAGTTCGCGGAATTCACCCCCGATCTGCTCGATGCGGTGCTCGAGGAAGCAGCCCGGGTCGCCCGCGACGTGCTGCTGCCGCTCAATGCCAGCGGGGACGAGGAAGGGTGCACGCTGGAAAATGGCGTCGTCCGCACGCCCAAGGGTTTCAAACAGGCTTACGACACGTTCGTCGAGGGCGGCTGGGCATCGCTGGCCTCCGATCCCGAATATGGCGGGCAGGGCCTCCCCGAGACGGTCAACAAGCTCGTCGAGGAGATGATCTGCGCCTCGAACCTGTCGTTCAGCCTCTATCCGGGCCTAACCCACGGCGCGACCACTGCGATCGAGGGCCATGCCTCAGAGGATCTGAAGCGCGCTTACTTGCCCAGGATGGTCAGCGGCGAATGGTCGGGCACGATGTGCCTCACCGAGGCGCATTGCGGAACCGATCTCGGCCTGCTGCGCACCAAGGCGGTGCCGCAGGCGGACGGCAGCTACAAGGTCACCGGGTCGAAGATCTTCATCTCGGCCGGCGACCATGATCTCACCGACAATGTCGTCCACCTCGTTCTCGCCCGGCTTCCGGATGCGCCGGCGGGCGTGAAGGGGATCAGCCTGTTCCTGGTGCCCAAATTCCTTCCGAAGGAAGACGGCTCGGTCGGCCCTCGCAACGGCGTCGCGGTTGCCGGCATCGAGCACAAGATGGGGTTGAAGGCCTCCGCCACCTGCCAGATCGCGTTCGACGATGCGACCGGCTGGCTTGTCGGTCAGCCCAACAAGGGCCTTGCCGCGATGTTCACGATGATGAACACCGAACGTGTCTCGGTCGGCATTCAGGGCCTCGGCATCAACGAGATCGCCTATCAGTCGGCCGTTGCCTATGCGAAGGAGCGGCTGCAGGGCCGCGCGCTCGGCGGCGCCCAGCAGCCGTCGCTCGCCGCCGATCCGATCATCGTCCACCCCGACGTGCGCCGCATGCTGATGACGATGCGCGTCTATGCCGAGGGCTGCCGGGCGCTCGGACAATGGGCATCGCGCGCGCTCGATGCCGAGAAGCACAGCACGGATCCCGACGTCCGCGCCCGCGCCACCGATTTCGTCGCCTTGATGACTCCGGTGGTGAAGGCCCTGTTCACCGATCTCGCCTCCGAAGCCGCCAACCTTGCCGTGCAGACTTATGGCGGGCACGGCTATATTCGCGAGCATGGCGTCGAGCAGTTCGTCCGCGATGCCCGGATCACCCAGATCTACGAGGGCACCAACGGCATCCAGGCGCTCGATCTCGTCGGCCGCAAGATGGCGGCGAACATGGGGCGCGCGATGCGGCCCTTCTTCCATGCCGTCTCGGAACTGTGCGACGAACTGACCAAGAGCCAGGACCCGCAGATCTCCGGCTTCGCCGGGGCGCTGATGCAGAATTTCGGGGCGCTGCAGCTGACCACGGCGACGATCGCGCGCCGCGCGATGAAGGATCCGGAAGAGGCGGGCGCTGCAGCGAGCGAGTATCTGCGCATGCTCGGCCTGGTCGGCATGGGTTATACTTTCCTCAAGGCGGCGAAGATCGCCAAGGCGCGGCTGGCCGAGGGCACGGACGATGCCGACTTCTACACCGCGAAGGTCGCCACCGCGGCTTTCTTCTTCGATCGGATCCTACCGCAGGCGACGACGTTGTTCCTGACGATCAAGACCGGCAAGGCGTCGATGATGGCGCTGCCGGCGGAAGCTTTCTGA
- a CDS encoding DUF2147 domain-containing protein, with protein sequence MLITMLAMAMAAPQDVAVGRWKTETRGGIVEIQRCGASICGRLLTSEHLRTNPNLKDANNTNAALRNRPLRGLQILSGFKADGNGWSGGKIYNAEDGKTYSAYVTPEGPNQLKVKGCVFRPLCKTQTWTRVR encoded by the coding sequence ATGCTGATTACCATGCTGGCCATGGCGATGGCGGCGCCGCAGGATGTGGCGGTCGGCCGCTGGAAGACCGAGACACGTGGTGGGATCGTCGAGATCCAGCGCTGCGGCGCCTCGATCTGCGGGCGCTTGCTCACGTCCGAGCATTTGCGCACCAATCCGAACCTCAAGGACGCGAACAACACCAACGCGGCCCTCCGCAATCGGCCCCTGCGCGGCCTTCAGATCCTCAGCGGGTTCAAGGCCGACGGCAATGGATGGAGCGGCGGCAAGATCTACAATGCCGAGGACGGCAAGACCTACAGCGCCTATGTGACGCCGGAAGGCCCGAACCAGCTCAAGGTCAAGGGCTGCGTGTTCCGTCCGCTCTGCAAGACCCAGACCTGGACCCGCGTGCGCTGA
- a CDS encoding OmpP1/FadL family transporter: protein MSYLKTALATATALTATFGFASAANAQAFYLQEQSARGAGRAFSGEGADTGAASLWWNPAAIAGIENMDVSLSASAILPRGKVVDNGTVIRRPGQAFAPVGGDPVAKNPINNGVLPAFAVGIPLNDRVALGLAVSSPYSFTTDYAEDSWARYTADKTKLLTVDIQPSVAVAVTDWLRAGAALNVEYTDASLSNALPNLLATLPDGRQVLKGDGWDLGWSAGVQMHNDFVTVGISYKSAIEHKLKGSLEISGLLGPLAAQNRTLDGVSASFYTPAQIIVGARFKVSPALTLNTQGIRYTWSKFDAIRLGAPLNTAIPEGYQNSWSLAGGFDYQASEKLILRAGVQHASTPTVDGERDARVPDSDRWNFGAGGTFQATPRLALDAAFNYVDFEDETIDRTTAAFAGTPVQTPIVVNGTLRNAKAFIFSLGGRMTF, encoded by the coding sequence ATGTCGTATTTGAAGACCGCTCTCGCTACCGCCACTGCGCTCACCGCCACCTTCGGCTTCGCCAGCGCCGCCAACGCCCAGGCCTTCTATCTGCAGGAGCAATCCGCGCGCGGTGCGGGCCGGGCCTTTTCGGGCGAGGGTGCCGACACCGGCGCCGCCTCCTTGTGGTGGAACCCGGCGGCGATCGCCGGCATCGAGAATATGGACGTGTCGCTCTCCGCCTCGGCGATCCTGCCGCGCGGCAAGGTCGTCGACAACGGCACCGTCATTCGCCGCCCGGGCCAAGCCTTCGCCCCGGTCGGCGGCGATCCCGTGGCCAAGAATCCGATCAACAACGGCGTGTTGCCGGCCTTTGCGGTCGGGATCCCGCTCAACGATCGGGTCGCGCTCGGCCTCGCGGTCAGCTCGCCCTACAGCTTCACCACGGATTATGCCGAGGACAGCTGGGCCCGGTACACCGCGGACAAGACCAAGCTGCTGACGGTCGACATCCAGCCGAGCGTCGCCGTCGCGGTGACCGACTGGCTCCGCGCCGGTGCCGCGCTCAACGTCGAATATACCGATGCGAGCCTGTCCAATGCGCTCCCCAATCTGCTGGCGACGCTTCCGGACGGCCGCCAGGTGCTGAAGGGCGACGGCTGGGATCTCGGCTGGAGCGCCGGCGTGCAGATGCACAATGATTTCGTCACCGTCGGCATCAGCTACAAGTCCGCGATCGAGCACAAGCTCAAGGGCTCGCTCGAGATCAGCGGCCTGCTCGGCCCGCTCGCCGCGCAGAACCGCACTCTCGATGGCGTAAGTGCCAGCTTCTACACTCCCGCTCAGATCATCGTAGGGGCCCGCTTCAAGGTCAGCCCGGCGCTGACCCTGAACACGCAGGGGATCCGCTACACCTGGAGCAAGTTCGACGCGATCCGCCTCGGCGCGCCGCTCAACACCGCCATTCCGGAAGGCTATCAGAACAGCTGGAGCCTTGCCGGCGGCTTCGATTACCAGGCCTCGGAGAAGCTGATCCTGCGTGCCGGTGTCCAGCATGCCTCCACGCCGACCGTCGACGGCGAGCGTGATGCACGCGTTCCGGACTCGGATCGCTGGAACTTCGGCGCCGGCGGCACCTTCCAGGCGACCCCGCGCCTCGCGCTCGACGCTGCCTTCAATTATGTCGACTTCGAGGATGAGACGATCGACCGCACCACGGCCGCCTTTGCCGGCACGCCGGTGCAGACCCCGATTGTGGTCAATGGCACCCTCCGCAACGCCAAGGCCTTCATCTTCTCGCTCGGGGGCCGGATGACGTTCTGA
- a CDS encoding electron transfer flavoprotein subunit beta/FixA family protein, which yields MKLLVPVKRVIDYNVKPRVRADGSGVDLANVKMSMNPFDEIAVEEAIRLKEKGAATEIVVVSIGPAKAQETLRTALAMGADRAILVQTDDAVEPLAVAKILAKVAAEEQPGLIILGKQAIDDDSNQTGQMLAALLGWAQGTFASKVELSGESVDVTREVDGGLETLRLKLPAIVTTDLRLNEPRYASLPNIMKAKSKPLATKAPADYGVDTAPRLTTLSVREPSKREAGIKVASVDELIDRLRTVGVIG from the coding sequence ATGAAGCTGCTCGTGCCCGTGAAGCGGGTGATCGATTACAATGTGAAGCCGCGGGTGAGGGCGGACGGGAGCGGGGTCGATCTCGCCAACGTCAAGATGAGCATGAACCCGTTCGACGAGATTGCGGTCGAGGAGGCGATCCGGCTGAAGGAGAAGGGTGCGGCGACCGAAATCGTCGTGGTCTCGATCGGCCCGGCCAAGGCGCAGGAGACCTTGCGGACCGCTCTGGCGATGGGTGCGGATCGTGCGATCCTGGTCCAGACCGACGATGCCGTCGAGCCGCTTGCGGTCGCCAAGATCCTGGCCAAGGTCGCTGCCGAGGAGCAGCCGGGGCTGATCATCCTCGGCAAGCAGGCGATCGACGACGATTCGAACCAGACCGGCCAGATGCTTGCCGCCTTGCTCGGCTGGGCGCAGGGCACCTTCGCCTCCAAGGTCGAGCTCTCGGGCGAGAGCGTCGACGTCACCCGTGAGGTGGACGGCGGCCTCGAGACGCTGCGGCTGAAGCTGCCGGCGATCGTCACCACCGATCTGCGCCTCAACGAGCCGCGTTATGCGTCGCTGCCCAACATCATGAAGGCAAAGTCGAAGCCGCTCGCGACCAAGGCGCCGGCCGATTACGGCGTCGACACCGCGCCGCGGCTGACCACATTGTCGGTGCGCGAGCCGTCCAAGCGCGAAGCCGGCATCAAGGTCGCCTCGGTCGACGAACTGATCGACCGCCTCCGCACCGTGGGAGTCATCGGATGA